The following are from one region of the Fusarium verticillioides 7600 chromosome 1, whole genome shotgun sequence genome:
- a CDS encoding hypothetical protein (At least one base has a quality score < 10): MSFSGTRTEITDALMQFLKNRNQSRTRGMGRACRDLRIQVRPENNDNFNEYKDLLPALLMSLKKHLPRTTTLSLSLDGLSKAEVSSLHRMVKENPSWDIVRVLISDLRPPTLSTLLRHSLHNVQVIDVIPRIVSHGVASIKEGCPQVRHLRVNFKVPINDFLRHLRGGARVKINQLDHLQQLVVQEKGPVDTFPVGGIPQATDIPFRLSLIADQLVGMSNLRRLSIKFHRRIMTWILPMWRLNPGDQLRTDLDDGLMRAIMAMATRLPQVEEICLVEHNNNDATMVHRGVRDSNGEMAITIEAPGDENDWYN, from the exons ATGTCATTTTCTGGGACAAGGACGGAGATCACAGACGCTCTCATGCAATTCTTGAAGAACCGAAACCAATCTCGTACACGGGGCATGGGAAGAGCGTGCCG CGATCTTCGCATCCAGGTCCGACCTGAGAATAACGACAATTTCAACGAGTACAAAGACCTCCTACCTGCTCTGTTAATGTCTTTGAAAAAGCATCTTCCGCGTACCACCACCTTGTCGCTTTCCCTTGATGGACTTTCAAAGGCGGAGGTGTCCTCCCTTCACCGAATGGTGAAGGAGAATCCCAGCTGGGATATTGTCAGAGTCCTAATCTCGGACTTACGCCCACCAACCTTATCCACCTTACTCAGACATTCCCTGCACAATGTGCAGGTCATCGATGTTATACCTCGCATTGTTAGTCATGGAGTTGCCTCAATCAAGGAGGGTTGCCCACAAGTTCGGCACTTGCGTGTTAACTTCAAGGTACCTATCAATGACTTTTTGAGGCATCTCAGAGGAGGCGCTAGGGTCAAGATCAACCAGCTagatcatctccaacagctgGTCGTACAAGAGAAGGGGCCGGTGGACACGTTCCCCGTCGGCGGGATCCCCCAGGCGACGGATATTCCGTTCCGCCTGTCCCTCATCGCCGACCAGCTGGTGGGGATGTCTAACCTCCGGCGACTAAGCATTAAGTTTCACCGCAGAATTATGACCTGGATCCTCCCGATGTGGCGACTGAACCCCGGAGACCAACTGCGAACGGATCTCGATGATGGGCTGATGAGAGCGATAATGGCGATGGCGACAAGACTCCCGCAGGTGGAGGAGATATGCTTGGTAGAgcacaacaacaacgacgCCACCATGGTTCATCGTGGTGTTCGCGACTCTAACGGTGAGATGGCCATCACGATCGAGGCTCCCGGGGACGAGAATGACTGGTACAATTAA